One region of Eupeodes corollae chromosome 1, idEupCoro1.1, whole genome shotgun sequence genomic DNA includes:
- the LOC129939553 gene encoding 40S ribosomal protein S20 — translation MAAAVKDIEKPQGGDSASVHRIRITLTSRNVRSLENVCRDLIQGAKAQKLRVKGPVRMPTKILRITTRKTPCGEGSKTWDRFQMRLHKRIIDLHSPSEIVKKITSINIEPGVEVEVTIAN, via the exons ATG GCTGCTGCTGTCAAAGATATCGAGAAGCCCCAAGGTGGAGATTCTGCATCTGTGCATCGTATTCGTATTACCTTGACCTCAAGGAATGTACGTTCGTTGGAAAATGTCTGCCGTGACTTGATCCAAGGTGCTAAGGCCCAGAAGCTCCGCGTTAAG GGACCAGTACGCATGCCGACCAAGATCCTCCGCATCACCACCCGTAAAACACCTTGTGGTGAAGGTTCAAAGACTTGGGATCGTTTCCAG ATGAGACTCCACAAGAGAATCATCGACTTGCACTCGCCATCTGAGATCGTCAAGAAGATCACATCCATCAACATTGAACCTGGTGTAGAGGTCGAAGTCACCATTGCTAACTAA